In Micromonospora sp. WMMD980, the following are encoded in one genomic region:
- a CDS encoding hotdog domain-containing protein yields the protein MTDHPVVPPGKPTSYSRVTLSRIMTAVDVNLYGTVHGGVLMKFVDDVAGAAAARHSGGTAVTASIDEIVFSEPVRVGDLVHAHAQVNWTGNTSMEVGVRVVGERWDSAEDEPVRVATAYLVFVGVDVGGAPRAVRPVLPETPEDERRFREAEIRRAHRLARRRAIQAHRAA from the coding sequence ATGACAGATCATCCCGTGGTGCCGCCGGGTAAGCCGACCTCGTACTCCCGCGTCACGCTGAGTCGCATCATGACCGCTGTCGATGTCAATCTGTACGGGACCGTGCACGGTGGGGTACTGATGAAGTTCGTCGACGACGTGGCCGGCGCGGCGGCGGCCCGGCACAGCGGTGGCACCGCGGTCACCGCCTCCATCGACGAGATCGTCTTCTCCGAGCCGGTCCGGGTGGGGGATCTGGTGCACGCGCACGCCCAGGTCAACTGGACCGGCAACACCTCGATGGAGGTCGGGGTGCGGGTGGTGGGCGAGCGCTGGGACTCGGCCGAGGACGAGCCGGTGCGGGTCGCCACGGCATACCTCGTGTTCGTGGGAGTGGACGTCGGCGGCGCGCCCCGCGCGGTGCGTCCGGTGCTGCCCGAGACGCCCGAGGACGAGCGCCGCTTCCGCGAGGCGGAGATCCGGCGGGCCCACCGCCTGGCCCGCCGCCGCGCCATCCAGGCCCACCGCGCCGCCTGA
- a CDS encoding permease encodes MESFRCAACGRESKPAAVCPHCGAAQPQWAEHLADIERSIAEMKARDAEIAREQRQIAAKMQAALFQRDILAHAGEERIKQATRPHKVLRRRPGRRPPTAATGAPPRVPRQGTPPPAPDDPPPSPPRGRPQWLDVDDPEHPPEASSREVQNIPLGLGALLLGVAAVVFAAVATSSMDALARLGVLLVATVLMLLAPPVLARRGLTSTAETIAAVGLLLVPLAGYAVWAVDRIGGGTSGAAFAGSIFLVTTVVAVGYAYGTGLRAPRFATVLAAQPVLPLLAYERITGPAGWALVLTVVAVLDLALARSAVVRERPVRSDLPATAPRDPAPPPRRADDDRPESAPEESAEVLGGEPPPTGPDDAAIRPVPWLRELTWLLHGAAVALALAYAVTALLRSATVPAAAAAGTVLLLAALTALAGALVLRRPPLPDVGAGIVTLAVIGALGRVASVALPSRSLLLIAAVIALTGLAVRVVPEAARRGPQLAAAVALTVSGLVVAGGALRAGLAPVRAALPAWSADLSDWHAELARAVGPTGWQLAASALLLTIAAVVALPVEIRREFAVVGAALTALAVPASLGLGWAVACWPMLLTAVAVGVLGLTAGTARAAVVHAVTAAVLGSAGAGAALARPALTAAALTLLFLAGALVSLAPRIHIAAAATDPVCAWAAGGAAFALPGAGAAFVAATVPRPPAPTPANLREITVPILAASFLAVCVTLAYAALVQVAQRQLSMPHALGTVFGAVAVAAAGFGAPGATSADVWVGGLLLISAALLALAPRIDAGRRADMSLDGSDLALAATTVALVATLARIAAVLAPGGQLVVAAALVLVVAVAARALPEEWRRGPILGIAAGGTLIGLIAAWSALRGGVGVLATPGPIWAGDLSGWPAAPTGGATWQAPVALALLAVTAAVLLPPPWKYDVSGVAAVLATVGAPAAFDLPWWSPVLVGAMVATVFGTAAVAAADPRAALSRATVAGVVALHATGAGLVRPWTTALALGSIAVIGVTVAALARSFAPTLVEDVRTEGMPPHLVQVGGAAAGAALLALPGAVAALSAEFGRPAQVVLTAALAAASIGLAVVAAVRRQVPQYLPYASVAVVGAATVTAAAALLVHLPAGVFAAAAALLGVLAELIRAATVPPAGSARPVRRWSVLLNEALRRDRDDPTELRWRVSPAAGALAAAALPTALALVTLAPPLVVALFSTFVVLGQVWQGPPPELLTPPPDAVDPTHVLTALLLTATAALAATGFSGGRRSRAVPVVLPGAALTLLITPVALGQGWPVTAQAGLVVFTISMLGLALTPPPALAEPGRSIRVARVLVFVIGLAAGGAGLAGALATRDLTLITLGSAVAVGLVAAFFGTTQRARILGWLFASLMAQLFVLTLGLVAGLAPVWSAFGVLAVGAALQVFAATLPRLRRPEAYREAATVEWSGYGAALIALALAYDSPRHIAALLAAWGAVLGIAASRPGRRPMERNLLFWAVVACEISAWWILMRVSDVALLEAYTLPFAALALLVGVLQLRHRPDMSSWVAYGPALVTAFLPSLAIVVATDSSMLRQVLLLLGAVAVLIFGSTSRQQAPVIVGATVTAIAAVHALFSLGPWLVLIPVGLVLLVLGASNERRRRAQERLQTALRGMR; translated from the coding sequence GTGGAGAGCTTCAGGTGCGCCGCGTGCGGGCGGGAGAGCAAACCGGCCGCCGTCTGCCCACACTGCGGCGCGGCGCAGCCCCAGTGGGCCGAGCACCTGGCCGACATCGAGCGCTCGATCGCCGAGATGAAGGCCCGCGACGCCGAGATCGCCCGCGAGCAACGACAGATCGCCGCCAAGATGCAGGCCGCCCTCTTCCAGCGCGACATCCTCGCGCACGCCGGTGAGGAGCGGATCAAGCAGGCCACCCGGCCGCACAAGGTGCTGCGCCGGCGTCCGGGCCGCCGCCCGCCCACCGCCGCCACCGGCGCCCCGCCCCGGGTGCCCCGGCAAGGCACCCCGCCACCCGCGCCCGACGATCCGCCCCCGTCGCCGCCCCGCGGGCGTCCGCAGTGGCTCGACGTCGACGATCCGGAGCACCCGCCGGAGGCGTCCTCGCGCGAGGTGCAGAACATCCCCCTCGGGCTGGGCGCGCTGCTGCTCGGCGTCGCGGCGGTGGTCTTCGCCGCCGTCGCCACCAGCTCGATGGACGCGTTGGCCCGGCTCGGCGTGCTGCTGGTCGCCACCGTGCTGATGCTGCTCGCCCCGCCGGTGCTGGCCCGCCGCGGCCTCACCTCGACCGCCGAGACCATCGCCGCGGTCGGGCTGCTGCTGGTGCCGCTGGCCGGCTACGCGGTCTGGGCCGTCGACCGGATCGGCGGCGGCACCTCGGGGGCCGCGTTCGCCGGGTCGATCTTCCTGGTCACCACGGTGGTCGCGGTCGGCTACGCGTACGGCACCGGGCTGCGCGCCCCCCGCTTCGCCACCGTGCTGGCCGCCCAGCCGGTGCTGCCGCTGCTGGCCTACGAGCGGATCACCGGCCCGGCCGGCTGGGCCCTGGTGCTCACCGTGGTGGCCGTGCTGGACCTGGCACTGGCCCGGTCGGCGGTGGTGCGGGAACGACCGGTCCGGTCGGATCTGCCCGCCACCGCGCCCCGGGATCCGGCGCCGCCCCCGCGGCGTGCCGACGACGACCGGCCCGAGTCCGCGCCGGAGGAGTCCGCCGAGGTGCTCGGCGGGGAGCCGCCGCCCACCGGCCCGGATGACGCCGCCATTCGACCGGTGCCGTGGCTGCGCGAGCTGACCTGGTTGCTGCACGGCGCGGCGGTCGCGCTCGCCCTGGCGTACGCGGTCACCGCCCTGCTGCGGTCCGCCACCGTGCCGGCGGCCGCGGCGGCCGGCACGGTGCTGCTGCTGGCGGCGCTGACCGCGCTGGCCGGCGCGCTGGTGCTGCGCCGTCCGCCGCTGCCCGACGTGGGCGCCGGCATCGTCACGCTCGCGGTGATCGGCGCGCTCGGCCGGGTCGCCTCGGTGGCCCTGCCCAGCCGGTCCCTCCTGCTGATCGCCGCGGTCATCGCGCTCACCGGGTTGGCCGTCCGGGTGGTTCCGGAGGCGGCCCGCCGGGGGCCGCAGCTCGCCGCCGCGGTCGCTCTCACGGTCAGCGGCCTGGTGGTGGCCGGCGGGGCACTGCGCGCCGGGCTGGCCCCGGTGCGGGCGGCGCTGCCCGCCTGGTCGGCCGACCTGAGCGACTGGCACGCCGAGCTGGCCCGCGCGGTCGGTCCGACGGGCTGGCAGCTCGCCGCGAGCGCGCTGCTGCTCACGATCGCCGCGGTGGTCGCGTTGCCGGTCGAGATCCGGCGCGAGTTCGCCGTGGTCGGCGCGGCGCTCACCGCGCTCGCCGTGCCGGCCTCGCTCGGCCTGGGCTGGGCGGTGGCCTGCTGGCCGATGCTGCTGACCGCGGTCGCGGTCGGGGTGCTCGGGCTCACCGCCGGCACCGCACGCGCCGCCGTGGTGCACGCGGTGACCGCCGCCGTGCTGGGGTCGGCCGGAGCCGGGGCGGCGCTCGCCCGGCCGGCGCTCACCGCGGCCGCGCTGACCCTGCTCTTCCTGGCCGGCGCGCTGGTGTCGCTCGCGCCCCGGATCCACATCGCCGCCGCCGCGACCGATCCGGTCTGTGCCTGGGCCGCCGGCGGGGCCGCGTTCGCCCTGCCCGGCGCGGGGGCCGCGTTCGTCGCCGCCACCGTGCCGAGGCCGCCGGCACCCACCCCGGCCAACCTGCGCGAGATCACCGTTCCGATCCTCGCCGCGAGCTTCCTCGCCGTCTGCGTGACGCTCGCCTACGCCGCGCTGGTCCAGGTGGCGCAGCGGCAGCTGAGCATGCCGCACGCGCTCGGCACGGTGTTCGGCGCGGTGGCCGTCGCCGCCGCCGGCTTCGGCGCGCCCGGCGCCACCTCGGCCGACGTCTGGGTGGGCGGCCTGCTGCTGATCAGCGCCGCGTTGCTGGCGTTGGCCCCGCGGATCGACGCCGGGCGCCGCGCCGACATGTCGCTCGACGGATCGGACCTGGCCCTCGCCGCCACCACGGTGGCGCTCGTCGCCACGCTCGCCCGGATCGCCGCGGTGCTCGCGCCGGGTGGCCAGCTCGTGGTGGCGGCCGCGCTGGTGCTGGTGGTGGCGGTCGCCGCCCGGGCGCTGCCGGAGGAGTGGCGGCGCGGGCCGATCCTCGGCATCGCGGCCGGCGGCACGCTCATCGGTCTCATCGCCGCCTGGAGCGCCCTGCGCGGCGGTGTCGGGGTGCTGGCCACCCCCGGCCCGATCTGGGCCGGTGACCTGAGCGGCTGGCCGGCCGCGCCCACCGGCGGGGCGACGTGGCAGGCACCGGTGGCGCTGGCGCTGCTGGCGGTGACCGCCGCCGTCCTGCTGCCGCCACCCTGGAAGTACGACGTCTCCGGCGTGGCCGCGGTGCTCGCCACCGTGGGCGCGCCTGCCGCGTTCGACCTGCCCTGGTGGTCGCCGGTGCTGGTCGGCGCCATGGTGGCCACGGTGTTCGGGACGGCGGCGGTGGCCGCGGCGGACCCGCGGGCCGCGTTGTCCCGGGCCACCGTGGCCGGGGTGGTGGCGCTGCACGCCACCGGCGCCGGGCTGGTCCGGCCCTGGACCACGGCGCTGGCGCTGGGCAGCATCGCGGTGATCGGGGTGACGGTGGCGGCCCTGGCCCGGTCGTTCGCGCCGACCCTGGTGGAGGACGTCCGCACCGAGGGCATGCCGCCGCACCTGGTCCAGGTGGGCGGCGCGGCCGCCGGGGCGGCCCTGCTCGCCCTGCCCGGCGCGGTGGCCGCGCTGTCCGCCGAGTTCGGCCGTCCCGCGCAGGTGGTGCTCACCGCCGCGCTCGCCGCCGCCAGCATCGGCCTGGCCGTGGTCGCGGCGGTCCGCCGGCAGGTGCCGCAATACCTTCCGTACGCCAGCGTCGCCGTCGTCGGCGCGGCCACCGTGACCGCCGCCGCCGCGCTCCTCGTCCACCTGCCGGCCGGCGTGTTCGCCGCCGCCGCGGCGCTGCTCGGCGTGCTCGCCGAACTGATCCGGGCGGCCACCGTGCCGCCGGCCGGCTCGGCCCGGCCGGTGCGCCGCTGGTCGGTGCTGCTGAACGAGGCGCTGCGCCGGGACCGGGACGATCCCACCGAGCTGCGGTGGCGGGTCAGCCCGGCCGCCGGGGCGCTGGCCGCGGCGGCGCTGCCCACCGCGCTGGCGCTCGTCACCCTGGCGCCGCCGCTGGTGGTGGCGCTCTTCTCCACATTCGTCGTGCTGGGACAGGTGTGGCAGGGGCCGCCGCCGGAGCTGCTTACCCCGCCGCCGGACGCGGTGGACCCCACCCACGTGCTCACCGCCCTGTTGCTGACCGCGACGGCGGCGCTGGCCGCGACCGGGTTCAGCGGCGGTCGCCGCTCCCGGGCGGTGCCGGTGGTCCTACCCGGGGCGGCCCTCACGCTGCTGATCACGCCGGTGGCGCTCGGTCAGGGGTGGCCGGTCACGGCGCAGGCCGGGCTGGTCGTGTTCACCATCTCGATGCTGGGGCTGGCGCTGACCCCGCCGCCGGCGCTGGCCGAGCCGGGCCGGTCGATCCGGGTCGCCCGGGTGCTGGTCTTCGTCATCGGGCTGGCCGCCGGTGGCGCCGGGCTCGCCGGCGCCCTCGCCACCCGTGACCTGACCCTCATCACGCTCGGCAGCGCGGTCGCCGTGGGCCTGGTCGCCGCGTTCTTCGGCACCACCCAGCGGGCCCGCATCCTCGGTTGGCTGTTCGCCTCGCTGATGGCGCAGCTCTTCGTGCTGACGCTGGGTCTGGTAGCCGGGCTCGCGCCGGTCTGGTCCGCGTTCGGGGTGCTGGCGGTCGGCGCGGCGTTGCAGGTGTTCGCCGCCACCCTGCCCCGGCTGCGCCGCCCCGAGGCCTACCGGGAGGCGGCCACCGTCGAGTGGAGCGGTTACGGCGCGGCGCTGATCGCGCTGGCCCTCGCGTACGACTCGCCCCGGCACATCGCCGCGCTGCTCGCCGCCTGGGGTGCGGTGCTCGGGATCGCGGCCAGCCGTCCGGGGCGGCGCCCGATGGAGCGGAACCTGCTGTTCTGGGCGGTGGTGGCCTGCGAGATCAGCGCCTGGTGGATCCTGATGCGGGTGTCCGACGTGGCCCTGCTCGAGGCGTACACGCTGCCGTTCGCGGCACTGGCCCTGCTGGTGGGGGTGCTGCAACTGCGTCACCGGCCGGACATGTCGAGCTGGGTGGCGTACGGGCCGGCGCTGGTGACCGCGTTCCTGCCGTCGCTGGCGATCGTGGTGGCGACCGACTCCAGCATGCTGCGGCAGGTGCTGCTGCTGCTCGGCGCCGTGGCGGTGCTGATCTTCGGTTCGACGAGCCGGCAGCAGGCGCCGGTGATCGTCGGCGCGACGGTGACCGCGATCGCCGCGGTGCACGCGCTGTTCAGCCTCGGTCCGTGGCTGGTGCTGATCCCGGTCGGCCTGGTCCTGCTGGTGCTCGGCGCGAGCAACGAGCGCCGCCGCCGCGCCCAGGAGCGCCTGCAGACCGCGCTGCGCGGGATGCGCTGA
- a CDS encoding UDP-glucose/GDP-mannose dehydrogenase family protein: MTIPYPNSQPMPAIAAVTPPSGSARPRVTFLGTGYLGATYAICYAELGYEVLGFDVDADKIAKLNAGEVPIHEPGLDELLRRNLAAGRLRFSTDIQETADFGDVHFICVGTPQRADGMGADLSYVEASVTNLAQHLTRKALIVGKSTVPVGTAEWVEQLVGKHTPTDLGVEVAWSPEFLQEGFAVDDVLRPNRIVVGVKSEWANGMLFAAHKGVFDLAATEDREVPLVVTDFATAELVKVAANAFLATKISFINAMAEVCEAAGGDVTQLARSIGYDPRIGNRFLQAGLGFGGACLPKDIRAFQARAQELGAGEALRFLHEVDLINNRRRTRVVQLAAELLGRRSGPAGPDLSGTRVAVLGATFKPNTDDVRDAPALAVAALLGKAGADVHVFDPQGIENARRAVPGLAYEDTMNDAVQGADLVCVLTEWAEFRNADPVAMGELVNGRKVVDGRNCLDSTLWTQAGWEYRGLGRP, translated from the coding sequence GTGACGATCCCGTACCCGAACTCCCAGCCGATGCCCGCCATCGCCGCGGTCACCCCGCCGTCGGGCTCGGCCCGGCCCCGGGTGACCTTCCTCGGCACCGGCTACCTCGGCGCGACGTACGCCATCTGCTACGCCGAGCTGGGTTACGAGGTGCTCGGCTTCGACGTCGACGCGGACAAGATCGCCAAGCTGAACGCGGGTGAGGTGCCGATCCACGAGCCCGGCCTCGACGAGCTGCTGCGGCGCAACCTGGCCGCCGGCCGGCTGCGGTTCAGCACCGACATCCAGGAGACCGCCGACTTCGGCGACGTGCACTTCATCTGCGTCGGCACCCCGCAGCGGGCCGACGGCATGGGCGCCGACCTGTCGTACGTCGAGGCGTCGGTGACCAACCTGGCCCAGCACCTGACCCGCAAGGCGCTGATCGTCGGAAAGTCCACCGTGCCGGTGGGCACCGCCGAGTGGGTGGAGCAGCTGGTCGGCAAGCACACCCCGACCGACCTCGGCGTCGAGGTGGCGTGGAGCCCCGAGTTCCTCCAGGAGGGCTTCGCCGTCGACGACGTGCTGCGCCCCAACCGGATCGTGGTCGGGGTCAAGAGCGAGTGGGCCAACGGCATGCTCTTCGCCGCCCACAAGGGCGTCTTCGACCTGGCCGCCACCGAGGACCGCGAGGTGCCCCTGGTGGTCACCGACTTCGCCACCGCCGAGCTGGTCAAGGTCGCCGCGAACGCGTTCCTGGCCACCAAGATCTCGTTCATCAACGCGATGGCCGAGGTCTGCGAGGCCGCCGGCGGCGACGTCACCCAGCTCGCCCGCTCGATCGGCTACGACCCGCGGATCGGCAACCGCTTCCTGCAGGCCGGGCTCGGCTTCGGGGGCGCCTGCCTGCCCAAGGACATCCGCGCCTTCCAGGCCCGCGCCCAGGAGCTGGGCGCCGGCGAGGCGCTGCGGTTCCTGCACGAGGTCGACCTGATCAACAATCGCCGACGCACCCGCGTGGTGCAGCTCGCCGCCGAACTGCTCGGCCGCCGGTCCGGCCCGGCCGGGCCGGACCTCTCCGGCACCCGGGTCGCCGTGCTGGGCGCCACTTTCAAGCCCAACACCGACGACGTACGCGACGCGCCCGCCCTCGCGGTGGCCGCGCTGCTCGGCAAGGCTGGTGCCGACGTGCACGTCTTCGACCCGCAGGGGATCGAGAACGCGCGTCGCGCGGTGCCCGGTCTGGCCTACGAGGACACCATGAACGACGCCGTCCAGGGCGCCGACCTGGTCTGCGTGCTCACCGAGTGGGCCGAGTTCCGCAACGCCGACCCGGTCGCCATGGGCGAGCTGGTCAACGGCCGCAAGGTCGTCGACGGGCGCAACTGCCTCGACTCCACACTGTGGACGCAGGCCGGCTGGGAGTACCGCGGCCTGGGCCGCCCCTGA
- the purE gene encoding 5-(carboxyamino)imidazole ribonucleotide mutase, with the protein MSTVGLIMGSDSDWPTMRAAADALDEFGVPHEVGVVSAHRTPLKMIEYGREAAGRGVRVIIAGAGGAAHLPGMVASVTPLPVIGVPVPLKYLDGMDSLLSIVQMPAGVPVATVSIGNARNAGLLAVRILGAADPVLREKMAGYQASLEDLVAEKEAALRASLR; encoded by the coding sequence ATGAGCACCGTCGGGCTGATCATGGGCAGCGACTCGGACTGGCCGACCATGCGGGCCGCCGCCGACGCCCTGGACGAGTTCGGCGTGCCGCACGAGGTCGGCGTGGTCTCCGCACACCGCACCCCGCTGAAGATGATCGAGTACGGCCGGGAGGCCGCCGGCCGTGGCGTCCGGGTGATCATCGCGGGTGCCGGCGGGGCGGCCCACCTGCCCGGCATGGTCGCCTCGGTCACCCCGTTGCCGGTGATCGGCGTGCCGGTGCCGCTGAAGTATCTGGACGGGATGGACTCGCTGCTGTCCATCGTGCAGATGCCGGCCGGCGTGCCGGTCGCCACCGTGTCGATCGGCAACGCCCGTAACGCCGGGCTGCTCGCCGTCCGCATCCTGGGGGCCGCCGACCCGGTGCTGCGCGAGAAGATGGCCGGCTATCAGGCGAGCCTGGAGGACCTGGTCGCCGAGAAGGAAGCCGCGCTCCGTGCCTCGCTGCGCTGA
- a CDS encoding acetoacetate--CoA ligase, producing MGDVLWTPPADVRERSRIGDYLRWLTEHRGLEFADYDALWQWSVTDLDAFWSSIWDYFQVLAHTRPTATLAGRSMPGARWFPGATLNYAENVLRMPGLGDDDPAVIAHGQTRAPETLTVAELRDRVRRVAAGLRRLGVGPGDRVAAYAPNISETYVLLLATASLGAIFSSCAPEFGTRSVTDRWQQIEPSVLVAVDGYRYGDKPVDRRAEVAAIRAALPSLRHTVAIGYLDPDGPAPDGALPWAELAAETDEPAAFTPVPFDHPLYVLYSSGTTGLPKPIVHGHGGILLEHLKMLALHHDLGPADRFLWFTTTGWMMWNFLVSGPAVGAAIVLFDGNPGHPDLGALWRLAAETGTTYFGTSAPFLLACRKAGLVPREVADLSALRGLGSTGAPLPAEGFTWVYENVGDQLQLQSLSGGTDVCTGFVGGVPLLPVHAGEIACRALGAKVEARAADGSAVIGQLGELVITEPMPSMPVGFWNDPDGARYREAYFEVYPGVWRHGDWITVNERGGCVITGRSDATLNRGGVRLGTAEFYSVVEGLDEVVDSVVVHLEDDEGGAGELLLFVVLADGLELDDEMRKKICRELRTALSPRHVPDEIHQVRAVPRTLSAKKLEVPVKKILTGTPVDRAAARGALANPESLTAFAALARQRHPS from the coding sequence GTGGGTGACGTGCTCTGGACGCCGCCGGCCGACGTGCGTGAACGGTCCCGGATCGGTGACTACCTGCGCTGGCTGACCGAGCACCGGGGGCTGGAGTTCGCCGACTACGACGCGCTGTGGCAGTGGTCGGTGACCGACCTGGACGCGTTCTGGTCCTCGATCTGGGACTACTTCCAGGTGCTCGCACACACGCGCCCGACCGCGACGCTGGCCGGGAGGTCCATGCCCGGCGCCCGCTGGTTCCCCGGTGCGACGCTCAACTACGCCGAGAACGTGCTGCGCATGCCGGGGCTCGGCGACGACGACCCGGCGGTGATCGCGCACGGGCAGACCCGCGCGCCGGAGACGCTCACCGTGGCGGAGCTGCGTGACCGGGTCCGCCGGGTGGCCGCCGGCCTGCGCCGGCTCGGCGTGGGTCCCGGCGACCGGGTGGCGGCGTACGCGCCGAACATCTCGGAGACGTACGTCCTGCTGCTCGCCACCGCGAGCCTGGGCGCGATCTTCTCGTCCTGCGCGCCCGAGTTCGGCACCCGCAGCGTCACCGACCGCTGGCAGCAGATCGAGCCGTCGGTGCTGGTGGCGGTGGACGGCTACCGCTACGGCGACAAGCCGGTCGACCGGCGCGCCGAGGTGGCCGCGATCCGGGCCGCGCTGCCGTCGCTGCGGCACACCGTCGCGATCGGGTACCTCGACCCGGACGGCCCGGCCCCCGACGGCGCGCTGCCGTGGGCGGAGCTGGCGGCGGAGACCGACGAGCCGGCGGCCTTCACCCCGGTGCCGTTCGACCACCCGCTCTACGTGCTCTACTCCTCCGGCACCACGGGCCTGCCGAAGCCGATCGTGCACGGGCACGGCGGCATCCTGCTGGAGCACCTGAAGATGCTGGCGCTGCACCACGACCTGGGCCCGGCGGACCGGTTCCTGTGGTTCACCACCACCGGCTGGATGATGTGGAACTTCCTGGTTTCCGGGCCGGCGGTGGGCGCGGCGATCGTGCTGTTCGACGGCAACCCGGGCCACCCGGACCTGGGCGCGCTGTGGCGGCTGGCGGCGGAGACCGGCACCACCTACTTCGGCACCTCGGCCCCGTTCCTGCTGGCCTGCCGCAAGGCCGGGCTGGTGCCGCGGGAGGTCGCCGACCTGTCCGCGCTGCGTGGCCTCGGCTCGACCGGCGCGCCGCTGCCCGCCGAGGGTTTCACCTGGGTGTACGAGAACGTCGGCGACCAGCTCCAGCTCCAGTCGCTCTCCGGCGGCACGGACGTCTGCACCGGCTTCGTCGGCGGGGTGCCGTTGCTGCCGGTGCACGCCGGGGAGATCGCCTGCCGGGCGCTGGGCGCGAAGGTGGAGGCTCGCGCCGCCGACGGTTCGGCGGTCATCGGCCAGCTCGGCGAGCTGGTGATCACCGAGCCGATGCCGAGCATGCCGGTCGGGTTCTGGAACGATCCGGACGGCGCCCGCTACCGGGAGGCGTATTTCGAGGTCTATCCCGGGGTGTGGCGGCACGGCGACTGGATCACGGTGAACGAGCGTGGCGGCTGCGTCATCACCGGCCGCTCCGACGCCACGCTGAACCGGGGCGGGGTGCGGCTCGGCACGGCCGAGTTCTATTCCGTGGTGGAGGGCCTCGACGAGGTGGTCGACTCGGTGGTGGTGCACCTGGAGGACGACGAGGGCGGCGCGGGAGAGTTGCTGCTGTTCGTGGTGCTCGCCGACGGACTGGAGTTGGACGACGAGATGCGGAAGAAGATCTGCCGCGAGCTGCGTACCGCCCTGTCGCCCCGGCACGTGCCGGACGAGATCCACCAGGTCCGCGCCGTGCCCCGCACGCTCAGCGCGAAGAAGCTCGAGGTCCCGGTCAAGAAGATTCTGACGGGCACCCCGGTCGACCGCGCCGCGGCCAGGGGCGCCCTGGCCAACCCCGAGTCCCTGACGGCCTTCGCCGCCCTGGCCCGACAGCGCCATCCTTCCTGA
- a CDS encoding acyl-CoA dehydrogenase family protein has translation MAAEQSFDVYRLPEEHEAIREAVREVCAAKVAPHATEADETGEFPKASYDALRAADFHAPHVPVEYGGAGADALATAIVIEEVARACASSSLIPAVNKLGTMPLLLAGSEELKRKYLTPVASGDAMFSYCLSEPEAGSDAASMTTRAVRDGDHWVLNGVKRWITNAGVSEFYTVFAVTDPTARSKGISAFVVEKSDPGVSFGAPEKKLGIKGSPTREVYLDNVRIPADRMIGAEGTGFATAMQTLDHTRVTIAAQAIGIAQGALDYAKGYIQERKQFGKAVAEFQGVQFMLADMGMKLEAARQLTYAAAGKSERGDADLTYFGAAAKCFASDAAMEITTDAVQLLGGYGYTRDYPVERMMRDAKITQIYEGTNQVQRIVMARQLLKG, from the coding sequence ATGGCCGCAGAGCAGTCGTTCGACGTCTACCGGTTGCCGGAGGAGCACGAGGCGATCCGGGAGGCGGTCCGTGAGGTCTGTGCGGCCAAGGTGGCGCCGCATGCCACCGAGGCGGACGAGACAGGTGAGTTCCCGAAGGCGTCCTACGACGCGCTGCGGGCGGCCGACTTCCACGCCCCGCACGTCCCGGTGGAATACGGCGGCGCCGGCGCGGACGCGCTCGCCACGGCCATCGTCATCGAGGAGGTGGCCCGCGCCTGCGCCTCGTCCTCGCTGATCCCGGCCGTGAACAAGCTGGGCACGATGCCGCTGCTGCTGGCCGGTTCCGAGGAACTGAAGCGGAAATACCTGACGCCGGTCGCCTCCGGTGACGCGATGTTCTCCTACTGCCTCTCCGAGCCGGAGGCGGGCAGCGACGCCGCGTCGATGACCACCAGGGCGGTGCGTGACGGCGACCACTGGGTGCTCAACGGCGTGAAGCGGTGGATCACCAACGCCGGGGTCTCCGAGTTCTACACCGTCTTCGCGGTGACCGATCCCACAGCCCGCTCGAAGGGCATCTCCGCCTTCGTGGTCGAGAAGTCCGACCCGGGCGTCAGCTTCGGGGCACCGGAGAAGAAGCTCGGCATCAAGGGCTCGCCGACCCGCGAGGTCTACCTCGACAACGTCCGGATCCCGGCCGACCGCATGATCGGCGCCGAAGGCACCGGCTTCGCCACCGCCATGCAGACGCTGGACCACACCCGGGTCACCATCGCGGCGCAGGCGATCGGCATCGCGCAGGGCGCGCTGGACTACGCCAAGGGCTACATCCAGGAGCGCAAGCAGTTCGGCAAGGCGGTCGCCGAGTTCCAGGGCGTCCAGTTCATGCTCGCCGACATGGGCATGAAGCTGGAGGCGGCCCGGCAGCTCACGTACGCCGCCGCCGGCAAGTCCGAGCGGGGCGACGCGGACCTGACCTACTTCGGTGCGGCCGCCAAGTGCTTCGCCTCGGACGCCGCCATGGAGATCACCACCGACGCGGTCCAGCTGCTCGGCGGCTACGGCTACACCCGCGACTACCCGGTCGAGCGGATGATGCGCGACGCCAAGATCACGCAGATCTACGAGGGCACCAACCAGGTGCAGCGCATCGTGATGGCCCGCCAGCTGCTCAAGGGCTGA